Proteins encoded by one window of Vibrio algicola:
- the lysC gene encoding lysine-sensitive aspartokinase 3 → MSAFNVAKFGGTSVANFEAMSRCATIIENNPATKLVVSSACSGVTNLLVELSLGVTDAEHRQQLLTKISAIHDDIIAQLSQSKATNDAVNKVLVRLASMAEAASFQTSDKLTDHIVACGELMSTHILTQLMVERGIDAVRFDIREILRTNSEHGKAEPIISEISQLAEQHLVPLCQKQLVITQGFIGSDSEGNTTTLGRGGSDYSAALIAEAVKAEGLEIWTDVPGIYTTDPRIAPKAAPIAEISFSEASEMANFGAKILHPSTLLPALRHQIPVFVGSSRQPENGGTWIRQKVESAPLFRALTLRGNQTMVTLRCPEMYQAYGFLAQVFAILAKYQISVDLITTSEVSVSLTLDQTNTSGGAPQLPIEARAELEQLCTVEVEHNLSLVALIGNKMSGKKGYAKQVFSALEEFNIRMICYGASPHNLCFLVSEDESKQAIQVLHHALFE, encoded by the coding sequence GTGAGCGCATTTAATGTAGCAAAATTTGGCGGAACCAGTGTAGCAAACTTCGAGGCGATGAGCCGTTGCGCGACAATTATAGAAAACAATCCAGCCACAAAACTAGTGGTCAGCAGTGCTTGTTCGGGCGTGACCAATTTATTAGTCGAGCTTTCGCTAGGTGTGACTGACGCTGAACATAGACAGCAATTATTAACCAAGATCAGCGCTATCCACGATGACATCATTGCGCAGCTATCACAATCCAAAGCGACCAATGATGCGGTCAATAAGGTGTTAGTTCGACTGGCTAGCATGGCAGAAGCGGCCTCTTTTCAAACCAGTGATAAATTAACCGATCATATTGTGGCGTGTGGCGAGTTAATGTCTACTCATATTCTGACTCAATTAATGGTTGAGCGCGGTATTGATGCGGTTCGTTTTGATATTCGTGAGATCCTGCGCACCAATTCTGAACATGGTAAAGCCGAGCCTATTATCAGTGAAATATCGCAACTTGCAGAACAACATTTAGTCCCACTATGTCAAAAGCAGCTGGTGATCACTCAAGGCTTTATTGGCAGTGACAGCGAAGGCAATACCACCACACTAGGACGTGGCGGCAGTGATTACAGCGCCGCATTAATTGCTGAAGCGGTTAAAGCGGAAGGGCTAGAGATCTGGACCGACGTACCTGGCATTTACACTACCGATCCTCGTATTGCCCCCAAAGCGGCTCCTATTGCTGAAATCAGCTTTAGTGAAGCGTCGGAAATGGCCAATTTTGGCGCGAAAATTTTACACCCTTCGACCTTATTACCTGCATTGCGCCATCAAATCCCAGTCTTTGTCGGATCGTCTCGTCAACCTGAAAATGGTGGCACTTGGATCCGTCAAAAAGTCGAGAGCGCCCCGTTGTTTAGAGCATTAACTTTGCGCGGCAATCAAACCATGGTAACGCTACGCTGCCCAGAAATGTACCAAGCGTATGGCTTTTTAGCGCAAGTGTTTGCCATTTTAGCCAAGTACCAAATCTCGGTCGACTTAATTACCACCTCTGAAGTCAGTGTCTCTTTAACATTAGATCAAACCAATACTTCTGGCGGTGCACCGCAGTTGCCGATTGAAGCACGTGCAGAACTAGAACAACTGTGTACGGTTGAAGTCGAGCATAATTTAAGCTTGGTCGCCTTAATTGGTAATAAAATGAGCGGCAAAAAAGGATATGCTAAGCAAGTCTTTAGCGCACTCGAAGAGTTTAATATCCGTATGATTTGTTATGGCGCTAGCCCGCATAATTTATGCTTTTTAGTCAGCGAAGATGAATCCAAACAAGCCATACAAGTTTTGCATCACGCCTTGTTTGAATAA
- a CDS encoding pyridoxal-phosphate-dependent aminotransferase family protein → MIQRFYPPRRILMGPGPSDISPYVLQALSRPTIGHLDPLFIGMMDEVKTLLKYAFQTENEFTIPVSAPGSAGMEACFVNLLEPGDKVIVCRNGVFGERMRENAIRCGAQVVLVDDEWGQPVSVDKVQVAFEQNPDVKVLAFVHAETSTGALSDAQALAKVAKQFNALTIVDAVTSLGGVPLKVDEWGLDAVYSGSQKCLSCVPGLSPITFSPKAIERIQARTTPVQSWFLDQSLVLGYWNGGAKRSYHHTAPVNSLYALHESLLALHEEGLENAWQRHADMHQQLKVGLEALGFRFVVDEACRLPQLNSVYLPEGVDDGAVRASLLDNYNLEVGGGLGALAGKVWRIGLMGYSAKQENVALCLKALQQTLTQ, encoded by the coding sequence ATGATTCAACGCTTTTACCCACCACGTCGTATTCTCATGGGACCCGGCCCATCCGATATTTCTCCTTATGTATTGCAAGCACTGAGTCGGCCAACCATCGGCCATCTGGATCCGCTGTTTATTGGCATGATGGATGAAGTCAAAACGCTATTAAAATATGCTTTTCAAACTGAAAACGAGTTCACTATTCCTGTGTCTGCGCCAGGCAGCGCTGGGATGGAGGCCTGTTTTGTTAACTTATTAGAACCCGGTGATAAAGTTATCGTGTGCCGTAATGGTGTGTTTGGTGAGCGGATGCGTGAAAATGCCATTCGTTGTGGCGCGCAAGTCGTGCTAGTGGATGATGAATGGGGTCAACCGGTCAGTGTCGATAAAGTGCAAGTTGCGTTTGAACAAAATCCCGATGTAAAAGTATTAGCTTTTGTGCATGCTGAAACCTCAACTGGCGCGTTGAGTGATGCGCAAGCGTTAGCAAAAGTTGCGAAGCAGTTTAATGCATTAACCATTGTCGATGCGGTGACCTCACTTGGTGGCGTGCCATTAAAAGTGGATGAATGGGGATTAGATGCGGTGTATTCAGGCAGTCAAAAATGTTTGTCGTGCGTTCCTGGTTTATCACCAATAACTTTTTCACCCAAGGCCATAGAAAGAATCCAAGCACGTACCACACCCGTGCAAAGCTGGTTTTTAGACCAAAGCTTGGTGCTAGGTTATTGGAACGGCGGCGCAAAACGTAGTTATCATCATACTGCGCCAGTCAATAGTCTGTATGCTTTGCATGAGTCATTACTAGCCTTGCATGAAGAAGGTCTTGAAAATGCGTGGCAACGGCATGCGGATATGCATCAACAGCTCAAAGTCGGTTTAGAAGCATTAGGCTTTCGTTTTGTCGTGGATGAAGCATGTCGCTTACCACAGTTAAACTCAGTGTATTTACCGGAAGGTGTTGATGATGGCGCGGTTCGGGCTAGCCTGCTAGATAATTATAACCTGGAGGTCGGTGGCGGTTTAGGCGCGCTGGCAGGAAAAGTATGGCGGATTGGTTTGATGGGCTACAGCGCGAAACAAGAAAATGTCGCGCTATGTTTAAAAGCACTGCAACAGACTTTAACTCAATAG
- the uvrA gene encoding excinuclease ABC subunit UvrA — MDTIEVRGARTHNLKNINLTIPRDKLIVITGLSGSGKSSLAFDTLYAEGQRRYVESLSAYARQFLSLMEKPDVDHIEGLSPAISIEQKSTSHNPRSTVGTITEIYDYLRLLYARVGEPRCPEHDTPLAAQTISQMVDKVLEMPEGSKLMLLAPIIKERKGEHVKTLQNLAAQGFIRARIDGETCDLSDPPTLELHKKHTIEVVVDRFKVRSGIEQRLAESFETTLELSGGTATISWMDDDSQQDVIFSANFACSHCGYSMRELEPRLFSFNNPAGACETCDGLGVQQFFDAERVIQDDSLSLADGAIRGWDKKNFYYFQMLNALAEHYQFDLKQPFNKLPKKIREIVLNGSKREEIEFKYVNDRGDIRVKRHAFEGILNNLNRRYHETESNSVREDLAKYISNKTCSSCGGARLKIEARHVFIGQTTLPQVVEMSIHESLVFFEQLALTGQRAQIAEKILKEINDRLSFLINVGLNYLNLSRSAETLSGGEAQRIRLASQIGAGLVGVMYVLDEPSIGLHQRDNERLLKTLVHLRDLGNTVIVVEHDEDAIRAADYVIDIGPGAGIHGGQVIAEGTMQDILDCPESLTGQYLSGTREIEIPKQRTPIDKKKTVEIIGATGNNLKSVDMSIPVGLFTCVTGVSGSGKSTLINDTFFKIAHARLNGATTAEAAPYKKINGLEHFDKVIDINQSPIGRTPRSNPATYTGIFTPIRELFAGTQESRSRGYKPGRFSFNVRGGRCEACQGDGVIKVEMHFLPDVYVPCDACKGKRYNRETLDVRYKGKSIDEVLDMTVEDAHQFFEPVPVIARKLKTLMDVGLSYIRLGQAATTLSGGEAQRVKLAKELSKRDTGKTLYILDEPTTGLHFYDIQQLLTVLHRLRDHGNTVVVIEHNLDVIKTADWIIDLGPEGGSGGGEIVACGTPEQVAKVKGSHTAHFLQPLLTGK; from the coding sequence ATGGATACCATCGAAGTTCGCGGCGCCCGAACCCATAATCTAAAAAATATTAATCTCACTATTCCGCGTGATAAATTAATTGTGATCACTGGGTTATCAGGCTCAGGTAAGTCCTCACTTGCTTTTGATACCTTATACGCCGAAGGTCAACGTCGTTATGTTGAATCGCTTTCGGCTTATGCTCGTCAATTTCTATCTTTGATGGAAAAGCCCGATGTCGATCATATTGAAGGCTTATCTCCTGCTATTTCTATCGAGCAAAAATCTACCTCGCATAACCCACGTTCCACCGTTGGAACCATCACCGAGATCTACGATTATTTGCGCTTATTATACGCTCGAGTAGGTGAGCCACGCTGCCCAGAACATGACACACCTTTAGCAGCGCAAACTATTTCTCAAATGGTGGATAAAGTACTCGAAATGCCTGAAGGCAGTAAATTAATGCTATTGGCACCAATCATTAAAGAGCGTAAAGGGGAGCATGTTAAAACCCTGCAAAACTTAGCCGCGCAAGGGTTTATTCGAGCTCGCATTGACGGTGAAACCTGTGATCTATCCGATCCTCCGACTTTAGAGTTACATAAAAAGCACACTATCGAAGTGGTGGTCGATCGCTTTAAAGTACGTTCAGGTATTGAACAACGCTTGGCAGAATCATTCGAAACCACATTGGAGCTTTCAGGCGGCACCGCCACCATTAGCTGGATGGATGATGATAGCCAGCAAGATGTTATTTTCTCGGCCAACTTTGCCTGTTCACATTGTGGTTATAGCATGCGTGAACTTGAGCCTCGTTTATTCTCTTTTAATAACCCAGCCGGTGCATGTGAAACTTGTGATGGTTTAGGTGTGCAGCAATTTTTTGATGCTGAACGGGTGATCCAAGATGACAGTTTAAGCTTAGCCGATGGTGCGATCCGTGGTTGGGATAAGAAGAATTTCTATTATTTCCAAATGCTCAATGCCTTGGCGGAACATTATCAATTCGATTTAAAGCAACCTTTTAATAAGCTGCCAAAGAAAATCAGAGAGATTGTTTTAAACGGCTCCAAACGAGAAGAAATTGAGTTTAAATACGTCAATGATCGCGGTGATATCCGAGTTAAACGCCATGCTTTTGAAGGGATTTTAAATAACCTTAATCGTCGTTACCATGAGACTGAATCCAATTCCGTCAGAGAAGATTTAGCCAAATACATTTCCAATAAAACCTGTTCAAGTTGTGGTGGTGCTCGCCTGAAAATCGAAGCCCGTCATGTGTTTATTGGTCAAACAACACTGCCACAAGTGGTAGAAATGAGCATTCATGAATCATTAGTCTTTTTCGAGCAATTAGCCTTAACCGGGCAACGCGCTCAAATCGCTGAGAAAATATTAAAAGAGATCAATGACCGTTTAAGTTTTCTGATTAATGTCGGCTTAAATTATCTTAATTTATCTCGCAGCGCCGAAACCCTGTCTGGTGGTGAAGCGCAACGTATCCGTCTCGCCAGTCAGATTGGCGCTGGATTAGTTGGGGTAATGTATGTTTTGGATGAACCTTCGATTGGCTTGCATCAACGCGATAACGAACGTTTATTAAAAACCTTGGTTCATTTACGCGACTTAGGTAATACCGTGATCGTGGTCGAGCATGATGAAGATGCTATTCGCGCCGCCGATTATGTGATTGATATTGGCCCAGGGGCGGGTATTCATGGTGGTCAAGTGATCGCCGAAGGCACAATGCAAGATATTTTAGATTGCCCAGAATCATTAACCGGACAGTATCTAAGTGGTACGCGTGAAATCGAAATCCCCAAACAACGTACCCCAATCGATAAAAAGAAAACGGTCGAGATCATTGGCGCAACCGGTAACAACTTGAAAAGTGTCGATATGTCGATTCCTGTTGGCTTATTTACTTGTGTGACAGGGGTTTCCGGCTCAGGGAAATCAACCTTAATTAACGATACTTTCTTTAAAATTGCTCATGCCCGCTTAAATGGTGCTACCACAGCCGAAGCCGCGCCTTATAAAAAGATCAACGGCTTGGAGCATTTCGATAAAGTCATCGATATTAACCAAAGCCCAATCGGCCGTACTCCACGCTCCAATCCTGCCACTTATACTGGTATTTTCACCCCGATCCGTGAGCTGTTTGCTGGTACTCAAGAATCGCGTTCGCGCGGTTATAAACCAGGTCGTTTTAGTTTTAACGTGCGCGGCGGTCGCTGTGAAGCTTGCCAAGGCGATGGCGTAATAAAAGTAGAAATGCACTTTTTACCGGATGTGTATGTACCATGTGATGCTTGTAAAGGTAAACGCTACAACCGTGAAACCTTAGATGTACGCTATAAAGGCAAGAGTATTGATGAAGTTTTAGACATGACAGTGGAAGATGCCCATCAATTTTTTGAACCCGTTCCGGTAATTGCCCGAAAACTCAAAACCTTAATGGATGTTGGTTTATCCTATATTCGCTTAGGACAAGCGGCAACCACACTATCTGGCGGGGAAGCTCAACGAGTTAAGCTTGCCAAAGAATTGTCGAAACGTGATACCGGTAAAACGCTGTATATTTTAGATGAGCCGACGACGGGTCTGCATTTTTATGATATTCAACAACTATTAACGGTATTGCACCGCCTGCGGGATCATGGCAATACCGTGGTGGTGATTGAGCATAATTTGGATGTCATCAAAACCGCCGATTGGATTATCGATTTGGGCCCTGAAGGTGGCAGTGGCGGTGGTGAGATCGTCGCTTGTGGCACCCCAGAACAAGTGGCAAAGGTGAAAGGTTCGCATACTGCGCATTTCTTACAGCCGTTGTTAACTGGTAAATAG
- the galU gene encoding UTP--glucose-1-phosphate uridylyltransferase GalU, with translation MIKKCLFPAAGYGTRFLPATKSMPKEMMPIVNKPLIEYGVEEAIEAGMTGMCIVTGRGKQSLTDHFDKNYELEHQISGTNKEDLLINIRDTIDSAYFTYIRQREMKGLGHAILTGRELVGDEPFAVVLADDLCIHEAQGVLAQMVALYKQFRCTIVAVQEVPKEEAYKYGVIAGEMIKDDLYRVDDMVEKPEPGTEPSNLAIIGRYILTPDIFELIENTEPGKGGEIQITDALLKQAKSGCVLAYKFKGKRFDCGSVEGYIEATNYCYQNLYLKSDDTKTSKK, from the coding sequence ATGATCAAAAAGTGCCTATTTCCCGCAGCTGGCTACGGAACTCGCTTCCTACCGGCGACTAAGTCAATGCCGAAAGAAATGATGCCTATCGTTAATAAACCATTAATCGAATATGGAGTTGAAGAAGCGATTGAAGCAGGTATGACGGGTATGTGTATTGTTACCGGTCGTGGTAAGCAATCACTGACTGATCACTTCGATAAAAACTATGAATTAGAACACCAAATCAGTGGCACTAATAAAGAAGATTTATTGATTAATATTCGTGACACCATCGACAGTGCCTACTTCACTTATATTCGCCAACGTGAAATGAAAGGTTTGGGGCATGCCATTCTGACTGGCCGAGAATTGGTCGGAGATGAACCGTTTGCCGTAGTATTAGCCGATGATTTATGTATCCATGAAGCACAAGGTGTTTTGGCTCAAATGGTGGCTTTGTATAAGCAATTTCGCTGCACGATTGTTGCGGTGCAAGAAGTACCAAAAGAAGAAGCCTACAAGTACGGCGTTATTGCGGGTGAGATGATCAAAGACGATCTTTATCGCGTCGATGACATGGTCGAAAAACCAGAACCAGGCACAGAACCAAGCAACCTTGCTATTATTGGTCGCTATATTTTAACCCCTGATATTTTTGAACTAATTGAAAATACCGAACCAGGTAAAGGCGGCGAAATTCAAATTACCGATGCGCTACTCAAACAAGCTAAATCTGGCTGTGTACTCGCTTATAAATTTAAAGGTAAGCGTTTTGATTGCGGCAGTGTTGAAGGCTACATTGAAGCGACTAACTACTGCTACCAAAATCTGTACTTAAAATCAGACGATACCAAAACCAGTAAAAAATAA
- a CDS encoding LuxR C-terminal-related transcriptional regulator, with product MTILARTAIYLLSPFAFHTHPLYRQLLSTTDFEVNTLNLTTIANLKQSQNKYIIFVDGQFSEQELFDLQTHPVCHQAYACVLFNAPQQANLLLLSQWKNLAGYFPSNANTFDMLRTLKDINQGENRLPRQLLINLFQYWQGINQHNNQHLMSAKLSLTRRELEILNHLQIGQSNLDIADSLFVSEHTIKSHLYRIFKKINVSNRRQAINWAQLYL from the coding sequence ATGACCATATTAGCCCGTACTGCTATCTACCTTCTATCGCCTTTTGCTTTCCATACTCACCCACTCTATCGACAACTGCTCTCCACTACGGACTTTGAAGTCAATACGCTAAACCTAACCACTATCGCCAACTTAAAACAAAGCCAGAATAAATATATCATTTTCGTTGATGGTCAATTTTCTGAACAAGAGCTGTTTGACTTACAAACCCACCCGGTATGCCACCAGGCTTACGCATGTGTGCTTTTTAATGCCCCGCAACAAGCAAACTTATTGCTGCTATCTCAATGGAAAAATCTGGCTGGATACTTTCCATCAAACGCTAACACCTTCGATATGTTGCGAACATTAAAAGATATCAACCAAGGTGAAAATCGCTTACCTCGTCAATTATTGATTAATTTATTTCAATATTGGCAAGGAATTAACCAACATAATAATCAACATCTGATGTCAGCTAAGTTGTCATTAACCCGTCGTGAACTTGAAATCCTCAATCATTTACAAATAGGACAAAGTAATCTGGATATTGCCGATTCTTTATTTGTCAGTGAACACACCATCAAATCTCATCTCTATCGCATCTTTAAAAAAATCAATGTCAGTAATCGACGACAAGCGATCAATTGGGCGCAACTGTATTTATAA
- a CDS encoding single-stranded DNA-binding protein — translation MASRGINKVILVGNLGNDPEIRYLPSGGAVANITIATSESWRDKATGEQREKTEWHRVSLFGKLAEVAGEYLRKGSQVYVEGQLQTRKWQDQSGQDRYTTEVVVQGFNGVMQMLGGRSQGAGAPAGGNQQQGNWGQPQQPQQQAPQHQQQQQAPRAPQQAPQQAQPQYNEPPMDFDDDIPF, via the coding sequence ATGGCTAGCCGCGGAATAAACAAAGTAATTTTAGTTGGAAACTTAGGGAATGATCCTGAGATCCGTTATCTACCAAGCGGTGGCGCAGTGGCTAACATCACAATAGCGACTTCAGAATCTTGGAGAGATAAAGCAACCGGTGAGCAACGTGAAAAAACAGAATGGCATCGTGTGTCTTTATTTGGAAAGCTTGCGGAAGTGGCTGGTGAATATTTACGCAAAGGTTCTCAAGTATATGTTGAAGGCCAACTGCAAACCCGTAAATGGCAAGATCAAAGTGGTCAAGATCGCTACACTACCGAAGTGGTTGTACAAGGCTTTAACGGTGTGATGCAAATGTTAGGTGGTCGCTCGCAAGGTGCTGGCGCTCCAGCCGGTGGTAATCAGCAGCAAGGTAATTGGGGGCAGCCTCAGCAGCCTCAACAACAAGCTCCACAACATCAGCAGCAACAACAAGCGCCAAGAGCGCCGCAGCAAGCTCCACAACAGGCTCAACCTCAATACAATGAGCCACCGATGGATTTCGATGACGACATTCCATTTTAG
- the csrD gene encoding RNase E specificity factor CsrD — protein MRYTPTLKLSTRLVAFVTMIVITAMFILFIGGVLTFQKMGNDYVDQNLARLTQVVDNELSSSQDFDSIRHWLPKLLQTNNVVTFKLSSPAGVIYQFTDRALTQPSLQAQSVLLYQKQISLNRNQGYIAVFEVIPPYSDSSYSFQAFFSLTCAVLLVVFCLIRGLKWLKEQLSGSELLEERGRMILAGQVERFAKGDEREWPYTASEALDRLIEELQDARQERNRFDTFIRTHTFLDQLTGAANRILFDSKLESVLQENGVAGGVLMVAINDWEDVIESNNGQSGDAFLVEIGQVLSNISQRYPNSVFARYYDAQFALMIPHQTEKEITTMAAQCVNQLKKLTPLEGMENDNWCHIGLSLFTQGERRGKIIDEAETALKGVRIEQGIGWGKYKKQHNQQNEHRGGVRWRNLFDLTINMNKMLIYQQPCYLIGGNDNRSYNNDVVGNQYIVHYELFNRIRDEAGVIIKASQFLTAIEQVGYERKLDQVNLETILVQLKKNETNLNYSINLFVEPFKKKAYTSWLKYELLQLTKDLRSRLAFEFVEGNLVNNLDYMRPIIKMLAGIGCKIIVDQVGRTIVSTHYAKDLPVTYLKLHRSLIKQINLRNENQLFIRSLLGSCSNTNIKVIAVGVENEQEWIVLKKLGLHGGQGRFFASESCLSPLDDLPKEKPVKLVTPGRRNRWR, from the coding sequence ATGAGATACACCCCAACACTAAAGTTAAGTACCCGCTTGGTGGCTTTTGTCACTATGATCGTGATCACAGCAATGTTCATCTTATTTATTGGTGGGGTATTAACCTTTCAAAAAATGGGCAATGACTACGTTGATCAAAATTTAGCTCGCCTGACCCAAGTGGTCGACAATGAACTTTCCTCATCACAAGATTTTGATTCTATTCGTCACTGGCTGCCTAAATTGCTGCAAACGAATAACGTGGTGACATTCAAACTCTCATCACCCGCGGGTGTGATCTATCAATTTACCGATCGCGCATTAACCCAACCCTCACTGCAAGCTCAAAGTGTCTTGTTATATCAAAAGCAAATATCCCTTAATCGAAATCAAGGCTACATCGCAGTCTTTGAAGTTATCCCTCCTTATTCTGATAGTAGCTACTCATTTCAAGCTTTTTTCTCGTTAACTTGCGCCGTGTTGCTGGTGGTATTTTGTTTGATTCGAGGGCTTAAATGGTTGAAAGAGCAGCTATCAGGCTCTGAATTATTGGAAGAGCGTGGGCGAATGATCTTAGCGGGTCAAGTGGAGAGGTTTGCTAAAGGCGATGAAAGAGAGTGGCCCTATACCGCCAGTGAGGCGCTTGACCGATTAATTGAGGAACTGCAAGACGCACGCCAAGAAAGAAACCGTTTTGATACATTTATTCGTACTCATACCTTTTTAGATCAATTAACCGGTGCGGCTAATCGGATCTTATTTGACAGTAAACTCGAATCTGTATTGCAAGAAAATGGCGTGGCGGGTGGCGTGTTGATGGTGGCAATCAATGATTGGGAAGACGTAATAGAGAGCAATAATGGCCAATCGGGCGATGCCTTTTTGGTAGAAATAGGACAAGTGTTGTCAAATATTAGTCAACGCTATCCTAACTCTGTTTTTGCTCGTTATTATGACGCTCAATTTGCTTTAATGATCCCGCACCAAACCGAAAAAGAAATCACTACCATGGCAGCGCAATGTGTCAATCAACTGAAAAAACTAACCCCATTAGAAGGGATGGAAAATGACAATTGGTGCCATATTGGTTTGAGTTTATTCACGCAAGGTGAACGGCGAGGCAAGATTATTGATGAAGCTGAAACTGCATTAAAAGGGGTTCGTATAGAACAAGGGATCGGCTGGGGAAAATACAAAAAGCAACATAATCAACAAAATGAGCATCGTGGTGGGGTTCGTTGGAGAAATTTATTTGATCTCACTATAAATATGAACAAGATGTTAATTTATCAGCAGCCTTGTTATCTAATTGGTGGTAATGATAATAGGTCTTATAATAATGATGTGGTGGGTAATCAATATATTGTGCATTATGAATTATTCAACAGAATAAGAGATGAGGCGGGAGTTATAATTAAAGCATCACAGTTTTTAACTGCGATTGAACAAGTTGGTTACGAACGAAAATTAGACCAAGTAAATCTTGAAACAATACTGGTTCAACTTAAAAAAAATGAGACAAACTTGAATTACAGCATCAACCTTTTTGTCGAACCGTTTAAGAAGAAAGCGTATACTAGCTGGCTTAAATATGAGCTTTTACAGCTAACAAAAGACTTAAGAAGTCGCCTTGCTTTTGAGTTCGTCGAAGGCAATTTAGTTAACAATTTAGACTATATGCGTCCCATTATTAAAATGTTGGCGGGTATTGGCTGTAAAATCATTGTCGACCAAGTCGGCAGAACGATTGTTAGTACGCACTACGCGAAAGATTTACCAGTGACATATTTAAAATTACACCGAAGCCTCATTAAACAAATTAACCTTAGAAATGAAAATCAATTATTCATTCGCAGTTTATTAGGCTCATGCAGTAATACTAATATTAAGGTTATTGCCGTAGGTGTAGAAAATGAACAAGAATGGATAGTATTAAAAAAACTTGGTTTACATGGTGGTCAAGGGCGATTTTTTGCATCTGAATCTTGTCTTTCTCCATTGGATGACTTGCCAAAAGAAAAGCCAGTAAAATTAGTCACGCCAGGGCGCAGAAATCGCTGGCGATAA
- a CDS encoding rod shape-determining protein, translating into MFKKLRGMFSNDLSIDLGTANTLIYVKGQGIVLDEPSVVAIRQDRNGTTKTVAAVGHEAKLMLGRTPGNISAIRPMKDGVIADFYVTEKMLQHFIKQVHDNSVLKPSPRVLVCVPCGSTQVERRAIRESALGAGAREVYLIDEPMAAAIGAGLRVSEPTGSMVVDIGGGTTEVAVISLNGVVYSSSVRIGGDRFDEAIINYVRRNYGSLIGEATAEKIKHEIGSGYPGDEVLEMEVRGRNLAEGVPRSFTLNSNEILEALQEPLSGIVSAVMVALEQCPPELASDISENGMVLTGGGALLKDIDRLLMEETGIPVVVADEPLTCVALGGGKALEMIDMHGGDLFSEE; encoded by the coding sequence ATGTTTAAGAAACTTCGTGGTATGTTTTCGAATGATCTTTCTATCGATCTTGGTACTGCTAACACCCTCATTTATGTAAAAGGTCAAGGCATCGTTCTTGATGAACCTTCTGTTGTTGCGATCCGTCAAGATCGTAACGGTACCACTAAAACGGTTGCTGCAGTCGGTCATGAAGCCAAGTTAATGTTAGGTCGTACTCCTGGCAATATCTCAGCTATTCGTCCAATGAAAGATGGCGTAATTGCTGACTTCTACGTGACTGAAAAAATGCTACAGCACTTCATCAAACAAGTGCACGATAACAGTGTATTAAAACCTAGCCCACGTGTATTAGTATGTGTTCCTTGTGGTTCTACCCAAGTTGAACGCCGTGCTATTCGTGAGTCAGCATTAGGTGCAGGCGCGCGAGAGGTTTATCTTATCGATGAACCAATGGCTGCGGCAATTGGCGCTGGTCTGCGCGTGTCAGAGCCAACCGGTTCTATGGTGGTCGATATTGGTGGTGGTACGACCGAAGTTGCGGTTATTTCACTAAATGGTGTGGTGTATTCCTCTTCTGTTCGTATCGGTGGTGATCGTTTTGATGAAGCGATCATTAACTACGTTCGTCGTAACTACGGCAGCTTAATTGGTGAAGCCACAGCAGAAAAAATCAAACACGAAATTGGTTCAGGCTACCCTGGCGATGAAGTGCTTGAAATGGAAGTGCGCGGTCGTAACCTAGCGGAAGGTGTTCCACGTAGCTTTACCTTGAATTCAAATGAAATACTAGAAGCATTGCAAGAGCCACTTTCGGGTATTGTTTCTGCGGTCATGGTTGCTCTTGAGCAATGTCCGCCAGAACTTGCTTCTGATATCTCTGAAAACGGTATGGTATTAACCGGTGGCGGCGCGCTACTAAAAGATATTGATCGTTTATTGATGGAAGAAACCGGTATTCCTGTTGTTGTTGCTGACGAACCCCTTACCTGTGTTGCATTGGGTGGTGGTAAAGCGTTAGAAATGATTGATATGCACGGTGGTGATCTTTTCAGTGAAGAATAA